The following coding sequences are from one Primulina eburnea isolate SZY01 chromosome 15, ASM2296580v1, whole genome shotgun sequence window:
- the LOC140814543 gene encoding uncharacterized protein — protein sequence MSILPLTDAYEISNMDSEFLSHFDPLDDSLTQTYQEISRPPRENDQPSYCEINLTDTKISGSVFEDEQQNLERKQQGTTLGKGLKTKRISNPNSKKTKRKSKSSDFKETSTLEQIDLQEGTSVAKKMDHNAKERIRRMKINASFLALRALLPDSRRSKKKWSAPSIVDRALKYIPELQNQVQELKSKKQSYHQH from the exons ATGTCGATTTTACCTCTTACTGATGCTTACGAGATTAGTAACATGGATTCTGAATTCTTGAGCCATTTTGATCCATTGGATGATTCATTAACGCAAACATATCAAGAAATATCACGGCCACCGAGGGAGAACGATCAACCTAGTTACTGTGAGATTAACCTAACTGATACGAAGATTTCGGGATCTGTTTTTGAAGATGAGCAACAAAATTTGGAAAGAAAACAACAAGGGACGACGTTGGGTAAGGGCTTGAAAACGAAGAGAATCAGCAACCCTAATTCCAAGAAAACGAAGAGGAAGAGTAAAAGTAGTGATTTTAAAGAAACTTCAACATTGGAGCAAATTGATTTGCAGGAAGGGACATCAGTTGCAAAGAAGATGGATCATAACGCTAAGGAGAGAATCAGAAGGATGAAGATCAACGCATCCTTCCTCGCTCTACGAGCATTACTTCCCGATTCCAGACGATCAAAG AAGAAGTGGAGTGCACCATCAATAGTGGATAGAGCACTGAAATACATCCCAGAGCTGCAAAATCAGGTCC